CTATTTTTCAAAAAAACATAGTTCACTAAATATTACCTTATTTTTCATAAATAAACTACAAAATTCAACTAATAATAAACTTATGTAATAAAATAAAAACATGTTTGATTTTCTAGGTAATAGAATACAAAAAAGTATTCAAAAAATGAGTAAAAAAACTACTTTGAATGAAGCCGATATCCTTGAGGTTATCAAAGATATCAAATTTGCTTTATTAGAAGCTGACGTTAATTTATTAGTAGTTAAAAAGTTTATTAAAGATGTTAAAGAAAAAGCCCTTGAATCAGAGCTAATAGGTAAGTTAAATCCATCTCAAACAATGATTAAAATTGTCAAAGATGAACTAACTACTTTACTCGGAGGAAAAGCCCAAGAGATTAAAATTGTTAAAAAGCCTCATGTTATTATGTTTGTTGGTCTTCAAGGTGGAGGAAAAACTACCACCGTTGCCAAAGTTGCTTATTATTTAAGAAAGAAAAAATTTGTTGAAAATCCTCTTTTGGTAGCCTGTGATGTCTACAGGCCAGCTGCCATTGATCAACTTCAAACTTTGGCTAAACAAATTCAAATTCCAGTTTATGCAAATGATGTAAGTGTTTCTCCCATAAAAACAGCAAGACAAGCCCTTGATCAAGCTTATAAAGAAAAAAATGATTTAGTAATAATTGACACTGCCGGACGTCTTTCAATAGATGAAAAGTTAATGGAAGAGCTTTTGTTAATTAAAAAAGAAATTAAGCCTGATGAAATTATTTTTGTAGCAGATGCAATGTCAGGTCAAGATATTATCAATGTTGCCAAAACTTTTCATGAAAAACTTAGTCTTAGTAGTTCAATAATTACTAAGCTAGACTCTGATGCAAGAGGTGGAGCTGCTTTATCAATTAGAGAAATTTTAAATATTCCAATTAAGTTCATAGGGACAGGAGAAAAAATTTCTAACATTGATATTTTTCATGCAGATAGAATGGCTGAGAGAATTTTAGGTATGGGAGATGTGCTTTCTCTAATTGAAAAAACTGAAGAAGTTGTTGACAAAAATAAAGTTAAAAAAATGATGAATAGAATGATCAAAGGTAATTTTGATCTTGAAGATTTAATGGAGAATCTAAAGCAAGTTCAAAAAATGGGTAAGCTTTCTAAAATTGTTAAAATGATCCCTGGATTAGGGGGCAAAATTGATGAGTCAAAACTTGATCAAGCTGAGTCAAAAATTCGTCTTTTTACAATACTTATTTCATCTATGACTAGTGAAGAGAAAAAAAATCCTAAGCTTTTAAAAAATGCTTCAAGAAAAAGAAGAATTATTGAAGGTTCAGGAAGAAGTGTTCAAGAATATAACTTATTAGTTAATGAATTTGAGACAATGACTAAGAAAATGAAAGCTCTTTCTGCAAATCTAAAAGAAGGAAAAATTACTCCAGGATCTTTTGGAAACTTTTCAATATAAGACAAATGAGTTTATAAAAATTTAATTGACTTTTTTATCAGTAAAATTGTGGATAAAATTACCATTTAAATCATTTTTAGTTAAAAAATGCTAATTTTAATCTATAAAATAAAGTGAGCTCAAAGTC
The sequence above is a segment of the Mycoplasmopsis pulmonis genome. Coding sequences within it:
- the ffh gene encoding signal recognition particle protein, encoding MFDFLGNRIQKSIQKMSKKTTLNEADILEVIKDIKFALLEADVNLLVVKKFIKDVKEKALESELIGKLNPSQTMIKIVKDELTTLLGGKAQEIKIVKKPHVIMFVGLQGGGKTTTVAKVAYYLRKKKFVENPLLVACDVYRPAAIDQLQTLAKQIQIPVYANDVSVSPIKTARQALDQAYKEKNDLVIIDTAGRLSIDEKLMEELLLIKKEIKPDEIIFVADAMSGQDIINVAKTFHEKLSLSSSIITKLDSDARGGAALSIREILNIPIKFIGTGEKISNIDIFHADRMAERILGMGDVLSLIEKTEEVVDKNKVKKMMNRMIKGNFDLEDLMENLKQVQKMGKLSKIVKMIPGLGGKIDESKLDQAESKIRLFTILISSMTSEEKKNPKLLKNASRKRRIIEGSGRSVQEYNLLVNEFETMTKKMKALSANLKEGKITPGSFGNFSI